The Azospirillum brasilense genome window below encodes:
- a CDS encoding NAD(+)--dinitrogen-reductase ADP-D-ribosyltransferase yields the protein MADGSASGGLRDARGRLIDPDSPLALKAHRTNLLNVTADTLCAESFNDEPRRLRIGGTRSEHAVLFEALDESPNSLIAADIFQHYMAFTFGLNPDFSGAEGTDGRRRYRASYLRLLKGWLFDSNNAEGAVLKGWVESRFGLLPTYHKEPILRFASDAWRTYGEEKVATRFHNNNINLQLDLLYEYCQWWMRRGWPDAPMPSRASHIRLYRGVNDFEEHHIVARPDKRTAVLRLNNLSSFSIERDIAGQFGDYILETWVPLTKVVFFRDILPRYPFKGEGEYLVVGGDYRVGVSLL from the coding sequence ATGGCGGACGGTTCGGCGAGCGGTGGCTTGAGGGATGCGCGGGGGCGGCTGATCGATCCGGATTCGCCGCTGGCGCTGAAGGCGCATCGCACCAACCTGCTGAACGTGACGGCGGACACGCTGTGCGCGGAGTCCTTCAACGACGAGCCGCGGCGCCTGCGCATCGGCGGCACGCGCAGCGAACACGCCGTGCTGTTCGAGGCGCTCGACGAGAGCCCGAACAGCCTGATCGCCGCCGACATATTCCAGCACTACATGGCCTTCACCTTCGGGCTGAACCCGGACTTCTCCGGCGCCGAGGGCACGGACGGGCGGCGGCGCTACCGCGCCAGCTACCTGCGCCTGCTGAAGGGCTGGCTGTTCGACAGCAACAACGCCGAAGGTGCGGTGCTGAAGGGCTGGGTGGAGAGCCGCTTCGGCCTGCTGCCCACCTATCACAAGGAACCGATCCTCCGCTTCGCCTCCGACGCGTGGCGGACCTACGGCGAGGAGAAGGTCGCCACCCGCTTCCACAACAACAACATCAACCTGCAGCTCGACCTGCTGTACGAGTATTGCCAGTGGTGGATGCGCCGCGGCTGGCCGGACGCGCCGATGCCGTCCCGCGCCAGCCACATCCGGCTCTACCGCGGCGTCAACGATTTCGAGGAGCACCACATCGTCGCGCGCCCCGACAAGCGCACGGCGGTTCTGCGCCTCAACAACCTCAGCTCCTTTTCCATCGAGCGCGACATCGCCGGCCAGTTCGGGGACTACATCCTCGAAACCTGGGTGCCGCTCACCAAGGTGGTTTTCTTCCGCGACATCCTGCCCCGTTACCCTTTCAAGGGGGAGGGCGAGTATCTGGTCGTCGGCGGGGACTACAGGGTGGGGGTGTCGCTTCTCTGA